Proteins from a genomic interval of Paenibacillus sp. FSL R5-0623:
- a CDS encoding SDR family oxidoreductase has translation MNISKQVAIISGANRGLGKELALELLARGTKVYAGARNPESIDLPGAIPLQLDITDPQSVMAAAEVASDVTLLINNAGSATGASLLTGELNDIHLEFNTHVFGTLSMIRAFAPVIERNGGGSILNILSVLSWLSLGNSGAYSAAKSAQWGITNALRLELAPKNVSVAGLHVAFMDTDMTAGIDAPKTSPTDIAKIAIDSIEADLYEIIADDTSRNVQQGLAGGVAALYPQLFQK, from the coding sequence ATGAATATTTCCAAGCAAGTAGCTATTATAAGTGGGGCTAATCGAGGGTTGGGCAAGGAACTTGCTCTTGAATTGCTGGCGAGGGGAACCAAAGTGTATGCTGGCGCCCGAAACCCTGAATCCATTGATCTGCCGGGGGCTATTCCACTGCAACTCGATATTACGGATCCACAATCTGTCATGGCTGCAGCTGAGGTAGCTAGTGATGTAACCCTTCTAATCAATAATGCTGGTTCCGCTACGGGTGCTTCTCTGCTCACAGGTGAGCTGAACGATATTCACTTGGAGTTCAATACACATGTATTCGGTACGCTTTCAATGATTCGTGCGTTTGCACCGGTGATCGAGAGGAATGGGGGCGGTTCGATACTGAATATCCTGTCTGTTCTATCTTGGCTCAGCCTTGGTAACTCAGGTGCATATTCAGCTGCAAAATCCGCTCAGTGGGGAATTACGAATGCATTACGTCTGGAATTAGCCCCTAAGAACGTTAGCGTTGCCGGATTGCACGTGGCGTTCATGGATACGGATATGACGGCAGGTATCGACGCACCAAAAACAAGCCCAACGGATATTGCCAAAATTGCAATAGATTCCATCGAAGCGGATCTCTACGAGATTATTGCTGATGATACTAGTCGGAATGTACAACAGGGTCTTGCTGGTGGTGTTGCTGCCCTTTACCCGCAATTGTTTCAAAAATAG
- a CDS encoding carbohydrate ABC transporter permease — translation MGYTRKLAIRNYIVEGFLILASLIVLLPLVILIFGSFKTSAEVLSFSLSFPETWQFSNYVRVFQEGGLSRAFFNSILITGVSSIINIVASSAAAFILARRETKLSGTIYMYFFMGLIAPMSIITTIRVVQGLGFYGSITSVILIYAALNTAFSVFLYSGFIKTIPRALDEVAFLEGASVFGVFFRIVTPLILPVNATVAIMVFMSVWNDITIPVYFLTDSSTWTMPLSIYNFYGKYSRDWNLIFANLVLTSLPVFILYLFGQKYIVSGLTAGAVKG, via the coding sequence ATGGGCTATACACGCAAACTCGCCATCCGCAACTATATCGTGGAAGGTTTCCTGATTCTGGCCTCTCTTATCGTTCTGTTGCCACTTGTCATTCTGATCTTTGGATCATTCAAAACCAGCGCCGAGGTGCTTAGCTTCTCCCTGAGTTTTCCGGAAACATGGCAGTTCTCGAACTATGTTCGTGTCTTCCAGGAAGGCGGACTGTCGCGAGCGTTCTTCAACAGCATTTTGATTACTGGCGTATCTTCCATCATTAATATCGTCGCTTCTTCGGCAGCGGCATTCATTCTGGCACGTCGGGAAACCAAACTATCCGGCACGATCTACATGTATTTCTTCATGGGATTGATTGCGCCAATGTCGATTATTACAACCATACGGGTTGTACAGGGATTGGGATTCTACGGTAGCATCACTAGTGTCATCCTGATCTATGCCGCGTTAAATACAGCCTTCAGTGTATTCTTGTATAGTGGATTCATTAAAACCATTCCACGAGCACTGGACGAAGTGGCATTTCTGGAAGGGGCAAGTGTGTTCGGCGTGTTCTTCCGCATCGTCACACCGCTCATCCTGCCCGTTAACGCAACGGTAGCCATCATGGTGTTTATGTCCGTCTGGAATGACATCACAATTCCGGTGTACTTCCTGACAGACAGCTCCACCTGGACGATGCCACTATCAATCTACAATTTCTACGGCAAATATAGCCGGGACTGGAACCTGATCTTCGCCAATCTCGTGCTTACTTCCCTGCCTGTATTCATCCTGTATCTATTCGGGCAAAAATATATTGTCAGCGGCCTTACTGCCGGTGCAGTTAAAGGTTAA
- a CDS encoding sugar ABC transporter permease yields MKRTKNLYSYYMIFPALIIYSIFFVVPALAAFYYSFTDWRLDRLELKFIGWDNFKKIFSDKTLILALKNTAIFAIVTVVGKNVIGLLLAVGLNMRLRTKNLLRAIFYSPSILSILVISILFTPMLRTEGTINNLLESVGLHSLSQAWLTNPSIVIWTIAIVSIWQSAGFQMAIYLAGLQSISQEYYEAAKIDGASSWRSFFKITLPLLLPAININLMLTLIGGLKVFSEVYVMTGGGPGNASQVVGTIILRSFGEGNWGLGTAVNTLLFVVVTIIAIPLLIFMRRKEVTE; encoded by the coding sequence ATGAAAAGGACTAAAAATCTGTACTCGTATTACATGATATTTCCCGCACTGATTATCTACTCCATCTTTTTTGTTGTTCCTGCTCTCGCCGCTTTCTATTATTCATTCACGGATTGGCGGTTGGATCGGCTGGAGCTGAAGTTCATCGGGTGGGATAATTTCAAGAAAATTTTCTCAGATAAAACACTAATTCTGGCGCTGAAAAACACGGCGATATTTGCAATCGTCACCGTCGTTGGCAAAAATGTCATCGGCCTATTGCTGGCCGTAGGACTTAACATGCGATTAAGAACAAAGAACCTGCTGCGTGCGATCTTTTACTCCCCTTCCATTCTCAGCATCCTAGTGATCAGTATTTTGTTCACTCCGATGTTGCGTACCGAAGGTACAATCAACAATTTGTTGGAATCTGTAGGATTACATTCGTTAAGCCAAGCTTGGCTGACCAACCCATCGATTGTGATCTGGACGATTGCCATCGTCTCGATCTGGCAGAGTGCCGGGTTCCAGATGGCCATCTATCTGGCGGGCCTGCAGTCCATTTCTCAAGAGTATTATGAAGCGGCCAAGATTGATGGCGCAAGTTCGTGGAGAAGTTTTTTCAAAATCACACTACCACTCTTGCTGCCCGCGATTAACATTAACTTGATGTTGACCTTGATCGGTGGACTCAAAGTATTCTCCGAAGTATATGTCATGACCGGTGGTGGCCCTGGTAACGCTTCCCAGGTCGTAGGTACGATCATTCTGCGATCTTTCGGCGAAGGCAACTGGGGACTTGGTACGGCGGTCAACACCCTTCTCTTCGTGGTCGTTACCATTATCGCTATACCGCTATTGATCTTCATGCGGCGTAAGGAGGTTACGGAATAA
- a CDS encoding ABC transporter substrate-binding protein: protein MKTIKRKKALSIILASLLSVSLTACGSGDTDSGTAAGGDSKSGKVTLELAISKSSQDSAFIQQDILDSFEKQTNIRVNLQLIPAEQTTTVLQTKLAVDETPDIIQYNLASAVTDLNLERNFEILDNEPWASRIVNKDVLSSGGHLYSFHVSQDTGMQGVVYNKQIFEELGLSIPTNYEEFLVLCEKIKASGITPVFMPYKDAWAANIWPAAAFADFVAKNEPTFFDELNSNKKKWSDIPEFKTFLEQQYEIYTKGYTNTDVLSDSYDMAVGKFLNKEVAMMFMGDWLIEGVAEQDPNMELGVFPIPSSDHASLGASPLGGQLFIPKKSKHLEEAKQFLDYIASKDVAQQIVDSKGYVSNFSDVTTPELPAYKQDIVDNYITPKKTVLTTDAYMLVDRSELYRLLQDQFAGGLSPEEVLKSWDEKFSQLMQDKGVEGF from the coding sequence TTGAAAACAATAAAAAGAAAAAAAGCGCTTTCTATTATTCTGGCCAGTTTATTATCGGTTTCGTTAACGGCTTGTGGATCAGGAGATACGGATTCCGGCACAGCTGCTGGTGGGGACAGCAAGAGTGGCAAAGTCACATTGGAGCTGGCCATCTCTAAAAGTTCTCAGGACTCTGCTTTCATCCAGCAGGACATTCTTGATTCATTCGAAAAACAAACGAATATTCGCGTGAATTTGCAGCTGATTCCAGCGGAACAAACAACGACGGTATTGCAAACCAAACTGGCTGTAGATGAAACACCTGACATTATTCAATATAATCTGGCGAGCGCAGTCACGGACCTGAACCTTGAACGTAACTTCGAGATTCTGGATAACGAACCTTGGGCGAGCAGAATCGTGAACAAAGACGTCCTCTCTTCTGGTGGTCACCTCTACAGCTTCCATGTTAGCCAAGATACGGGGATGCAAGGGGTCGTGTATAACAAACAAATCTTTGAAGAACTCGGGTTGTCGATCCCAACCAACTACGAAGAATTTCTGGTGCTCTGTGAAAAAATCAAAGCAAGTGGCATTACTCCCGTATTCATGCCTTACAAAGATGCCTGGGCTGCCAACATCTGGCCTGCTGCAGCTTTTGCCGATTTTGTAGCCAAAAATGAACCGACTTTTTTTGATGAGCTGAACAGCAATAAGAAAAAATGGTCTGATATCCCGGAATTCAAAACATTCCTGGAACAACAATATGAAATTTACACCAAAGGTTACACCAACACCGATGTGCTTAGCGACAGCTATGACATGGCCGTAGGTAAATTCCTGAACAAGGAAGTTGCCATGATGTTTATGGGCGATTGGTTAATTGAAGGCGTGGCCGAGCAAGATCCAAATATGGAACTGGGCGTATTCCCGATTCCATCGTCGGATCATGCCAGTCTAGGTGCAAGTCCACTGGGCGGACAACTGTTCATTCCGAAGAAATCCAAACATCTGGAAGAAGCCAAACAGTTCCTGGACTATATCGCTTCCAAGGATGTCGCACAACAGATCGTGGATTCCAAAGGATACGTATCCAATTTCAGTGACGTGACTACACCGGAACTGCCAGCCTACAAACAGGATATTGTAGACAATTATATTACGCCGAAGAAAACTGTGCTGACAACGGATGCATACATGCTGGTTGATCGCAGCGAACTGTACCGATTGTTGCAGGATCAATTCGCAGGCGGATTGTCACCGGAAGAAGTACTGAAATCCTGGGATGAGAAGTTCAGTCAGTTGATGCAGGATAAAGGTGTAGAAGGTTTCTAA
- a CDS encoding histidine kinase, with translation MAKLIHKATQFSLQTKVFLTFLALLLFVLGCFIVYVNVIVVRPLKLKTEQDTLVTATKVREQVDLYVEQQNQMSQRILSSKNIFAAMDKSSSAHSNYERLKQIRIIKDIMFQAIGPSMNIKDMSIYDNHGVLLTSYLGSGNPPAILNTMMESSQIGRDWTESGFVLLRQDDTISFVRTINDQNGKVYGYLSIQMEQAYIQNLTEGITAGDVYILNTQGEQMTGSEAGVTFANWTKPASDEGLDVDKNDNYITHSTSPSTGWITYIITPKKSVLGSIHSVQTMSILLITALMLVSFVYIFLSTRNLLLPIRKLRGQIWRMNYSNMNLKVDETPKNNDLLLLNEAFQDLMERLQQSIDREKSALHEEVKARNSALQAQIAPHFIHNVLYLISIAAQEGKTKVVSDMCKHLSDSLRYIVSSPYAHVTLAEELQHTRHYLSLVQQKYEEDLEWDIRADELANEIRLPRLVIQPFVENCIEHAFANTAPPWRIQITVKQYNGLWALEIKDNGEGFPPDKIQEILANIQASGSGMNQTANRGTALGNMGIINSVNRLKLMYNNRLFINIFNNHAEEQHGATIQIIGSLTKDFY, from the coding sequence ATGGCAAAGCTCATACATAAGGCAACTCAATTCAGTTTGCAGACAAAGGTGTTTTTGACATTTCTGGCTCTACTTTTGTTCGTGCTGGGCTGTTTTATCGTGTATGTCAATGTGATCGTTGTCCGCCCGCTCAAACTGAAAACAGAGCAGGATACGCTCGTTACAGCTACGAAGGTAAGAGAGCAAGTTGATCTCTACGTAGAACAACAGAACCAGATGTCACAGCGAATATTATCCAGCAAAAATATATTTGCAGCCATGGACAAGAGCTCCTCAGCGCATAGTAATTATGAAAGGCTGAAACAGATTCGGATCATCAAAGATATCATGTTTCAGGCCATCGGGCCGAGTATGAATATCAAGGACATGTCCATCTATGACAATCACGGGGTTCTCCTGACATCATATCTGGGTTCGGGCAATCCTCCCGCAATCCTGAACACCATGATGGAGAGTAGTCAGATCGGACGAGATTGGACGGAAAGTGGTTTTGTTCTGCTGCGTCAAGATGATACGATCTCCTTTGTGCGCACGATCAATGATCAGAACGGCAAGGTGTACGGTTACCTTAGCATCCAGATGGAACAGGCCTATATACAGAACCTAACGGAGGGCATTACCGCTGGTGATGTCTATATTCTGAATACACAAGGGGAGCAGATGACGGGCTCGGAAGCAGGTGTGACATTTGCCAATTGGACAAAGCCTGCATCAGACGAGGGACTGGATGTGGACAAAAATGACAATTATATCACGCACTCCACTTCACCCAGTACAGGTTGGATCACGTATATCATAACGCCCAAAAAATCTGTTCTTGGCTCGATCCATTCGGTTCAGACGATGTCCATACTGCTGATTACGGCACTGATGCTGGTTTCATTTGTGTATATCTTCCTGTCGACACGTAACCTGCTGCTGCCTATCCGCAAGCTGCGCGGTCAGATCTGGCGCATGAACTACAGCAATATGAATCTGAAAGTGGATGAAACGCCGAAAAATAACGATCTCTTATTGTTGAATGAAGCCTTTCAGGATCTGATGGAGAGACTGCAGCAGTCAATTGACCGAGAAAAATCAGCGCTTCATGAAGAAGTAAAGGCGCGTAATTCGGCGCTGCAAGCCCAGATTGCACCTCATTTTATTCATAATGTTCTATACCTGATCAGTATTGCCGCCCAAGAGGGGAAGACCAAAGTTGTATCGGATATGTGCAAACATCTTTCGGACAGTCTGCGTTATATTGTCTCTTCACCCTACGCGCATGTGACTTTGGCTGAGGAGCTTCAACATACGAGACATTATCTGTCCCTTGTACAACAAAAGTACGAAGAGGATCTGGAGTGGGACATCCGTGCAGACGAGCTGGCGAACGAAATCCGGTTGCCTCGCTTGGTCATTCAGCCATTTGTGGAAAACTGCATTGAACATGCCTTTGCCAACACCGCGCCGCCTTGGCGTATCCAGATTACCGTGAAGCAATATAACGGATTATGGGCTTTGGAGATCAAAGATAACGGTGAGGGCTTTCCACCGGATAAGATCCAGGAGATTTTAGCCAATATTCAGGCATCGGGTTCCGGTATGAACCAGACTGCCAATCGTGGAACAGCCCTTGGTAACATGGGGATTATCAATAGTGTCAATCGACTCAAACTAATGTATAACAACCGGCTCTTTATTAATATATTTAACAATCATGCGGAAGAGCAACATGGAGCAACGATTCAAATCATCGGCTCACTGACAAAGGATTTTTACTAG
- a CDS encoding response regulator gives MYNVMIVEDSKPILRNIKMLLETLSFPIRVTATATNGEEALAAIKQSPIDLLLTDIRMPKMDGLSLIEQAKIANPDLKVILISGYSDFEYTRKALNLQVFDYLLKPVEREALEEVMGRVIDQLDQKMSKELLDLQEIIHPQCETTPKQREAFPPLFSQMMIIMSKQPFSAGNERWVQVELEGIVQNFFAFHPCRVYTSQTPYQFVAFVNKSAVEVYSSVHECLESLRRHLLAHDIDAIIGGQLLFAESGNLPELYHRMSSILSEQQRLKQGIVLDTGNPVSMARSETGCLDPVQESAFVQMIQARQKERFALKLSELLNRWAEENVHTTEVERFIGLIVDTFAHLYEQQGSGMRLGLELRSRQFAQAQSYADFCRELTEWTEQCFDMLQSHVRKSKAILFEQIDDYVKLNKYSQLSINDIALKFHVSPSYVSRVIKNATQITFVQYYTRLRIEEAVRLMESQPDMKFKEVSDLLSFSDQHYFSKVFKEYTGLSPTDYKQQMSGIKTQS, from the coding sequence ATGTATAACGTTATGATCGTTGAGGATAGCAAACCGATATTACGTAATATTAAAATGCTCTTGGAGACGCTGAGCTTCCCGATTCGTGTAACAGCTACGGCAACCAATGGAGAGGAAGCCTTGGCAGCGATCAAGCAGTCACCGATTGATCTGCTGTTGACAGATATACGAATGCCGAAAATGGATGGGCTGTCCCTGATTGAGCAAGCCAAAATTGCCAACCCAGATCTGAAGGTCATCTTGATTAGCGGTTACAGCGATTTTGAATACACAAGAAAAGCATTGAACCTGCAAGTGTTTGACTATTTGTTAAAACCTGTCGAGCGAGAGGCGCTTGAAGAAGTCATGGGTCGGGTAATTGACCAACTTGATCAAAAGATGTCCAAGGAACTGCTGGATTTGCAGGAAATCATTCATCCCCAATGTGAGACTACGCCGAAACAAAGGGAGGCGTTTCCGCCTTTATTCAGCCAGATGATGATCATTATGAGCAAACAGCCTTTTAGCGCAGGGAATGAACGATGGGTGCAGGTGGAACTTGAGGGTATAGTGCAGAATTTTTTTGCATTCCATCCTTGTCGTGTTTACACTAGTCAAACCCCATATCAATTTGTCGCTTTTGTTAACAAGAGTGCAGTTGAGGTGTATTCTTCTGTACATGAATGTCTTGAATCGTTGCGACGGCATTTGCTTGCGCATGACATCGATGCGATCATTGGAGGACAACTTCTATTCGCTGAGTCTGGTAATCTGCCGGAGCTCTATCACCGCATGTCGTCCATTTTGTCTGAGCAGCAGCGGTTGAAACAAGGAATAGTGTTGGATACCGGGAATCCGGTGTCGATGGCCAGATCCGAGACAGGCTGTCTGGATCCGGTGCAGGAATCTGCTTTTGTACAGATGATACAGGCTCGGCAGAAAGAACGGTTTGCTCTTAAGTTATCCGAATTGCTGAATCGATGGGCAGAGGAAAATGTACATACGACCGAGGTGGAGCGGTTTATCGGATTGATCGTAGACACGTTTGCTCATCTGTACGAGCAACAGGGGTCGGGCATGAGATTGGGTCTGGAGCTTCGGTCAAGACAGTTTGCCCAAGCACAGTCTTATGCCGATTTTTGCCGAGAACTGACGGAATGGACGGAACAGTGCTTCGATATGCTGCAATCCCACGTTCGAAAAAGCAAGGCGATCCTGTTCGAACAGATCGACGATTACGTAAAACTAAATAAATACTCTCAATTATCTATCAACGATATTGCCTTGAAGTTTCACGTTAGCCCGTCGTATGTCAGCAGAGTGATCAAAAATGCAACGCAAATTACGTTTGTTCAGTATTACACCCGGCTTCGCATTGAGGAGGCAGTCAGACTGATGGAAAGTCAACCCGACATGAAGTTTAAGGAAGTATCCGATTTGTTGTCATTTAGCGACCAGCACTATTTCTCGAAGGTGTTCAAAGAGTATACGGGGCTAAGTCCTACGGATTATAAACAACAGATGTCTGGTATAAAGACCCAATCATAG
- a CDS encoding AraC family transcriptional regulator gives MNTHHEFGQLHPNRDCTIIYVGKLADNPHWSFPTHKHDDLHEIIYVTEGKGLFTIDGTKHWAQKGDMLIYNKGTLHEEKSNPEFPLSTFYCGFRFTEGTQTLEDWVIPPSNNPIIRANRYSDELHSLMQTLFNEFSIREPGYELISGHVLKAILLIIDRQSRQQLPSGEIVGSNTLAESIKDYLDTNYRQNIKLKELADQFHIDFYYLIHMYKNHYGTSPYHYLIQRRMGEATRLLVSTNKKIWEIAKLVGYDNPNYFTILFTKTVGESPRSFRKKNQKDMFGDEVSHSY, from the coding sequence ATGAATACACACCATGAATTCGGCCAACTGCATCCAAATCGAGATTGCACCATTATTTATGTAGGAAAACTGGCCGACAATCCGCATTGGAGCTTTCCGACGCATAAACATGACGATCTGCATGAGATTATCTACGTAACTGAAGGCAAAGGATTGTTCACCATTGACGGCACCAAACATTGGGCTCAAAAAGGGGACATGCTCATTTATAACAAAGGTACTCTTCACGAGGAGAAGTCCAATCCTGAATTCCCGTTATCCACCTTTTATTGCGGCTTTCGTTTTACAGAAGGCACCCAGACCCTTGAGGATTGGGTCATTCCTCCCTCTAACAATCCGATCATTCGAGCAAACCGATATTCCGATGAGCTCCATTCGTTAATGCAGACTCTCTTCAATGAATTTTCAATCCGGGAACCTGGATACGAGTTGATCTCTGGGCATGTCCTGAAAGCAATACTTCTGATCATCGATCGGCAGTCCCGTCAACAGCTTCCTAGTGGGGAGATCGTTGGGAGTAATACCCTTGCTGAGAGCATTAAAGACTATTTGGATACCAACTATCGGCAAAATATTAAACTCAAAGAATTGGCAGATCAATTTCATATCGATTTTTATTACTTAATTCATATGTACAAAAATCACTATGGTACTTCTCCTTATCATTACCTGATCCAACGAAGAATGGGTGAAGCCACCCGATTATTAGTCTCAACCAACAAAAAAATATGGGAAATTGCCAAACTGGTCGGGTACGATAACCCCAATTATTTTACGATTTTATTTACCAAAACGGTTGGTGAATCACCTCGAAGTTTCCGGAAAAAGAATCAAAAGGATATGTTCGGGGATGAGGTGTCACATTCTTACTAA
- a CDS encoding MFS transporter, with protein sequence MTRNRENLLILTLTLVSFVLGTTEYVIVGVLKEIESYMKVSLAAAGMLVSGFAIAYAVGTPFAVAFLAKISRRSSILIGFAIVLALNLLTVFSTTFSSLMAIRIVSAVACGLTISLSISIVSDAVNRERRGEAIAWILGGFSIANVLGVPLGTFIGQHLSWSMTFVVTACIGVVPLVFMFRILPRQTTTIAGSFSDQMSLFVKPRILLACLIPVLGNSCIFVVFTYITPLLSETMGVPVKWISAVLLIYGACSILSNWIGAKIAKGDFLPKLKRLFVIQAILFLGMSFAVSNLWIGLVFLFLIGCLSSSMSAASQLYLFDVSGSISPGSKAFASTLLPVAANVGIALGSGVGGIAVNMGGVQWAPPVAVMLALLAYVITLICQRSIQVNSDEVTTVKAA encoded by the coding sequence ATGACTAGAAATAGAGAGAACCTACTTATTTTAACGCTTACGCTCGTTAGTTTTGTACTGGGAACAACCGAGTATGTCATCGTGGGTGTGTTGAAGGAAATTGAAAGTTACATGAAAGTATCTCTTGCTGCAGCGGGGATGCTTGTCTCCGGTTTTGCGATTGCATACGCAGTCGGTACACCATTTGCCGTAGCCTTCTTGGCCAAAATATCCAGAAGAAGTTCCATATTGATTGGATTTGCAATCGTGTTAGCATTAAATTTATTGACCGTGTTCTCAACAACGTTCTCTTCGTTGATGGCCATTCGTATTGTTTCGGCTGTTGCTTGTGGACTTACGATATCGCTTTCGATCTCGATCGTAAGCGACGCAGTGAACCGGGAGCGAAGAGGAGAAGCTATCGCCTGGATTTTGGGCGGGTTTTCAATCGCAAATGTGCTAGGTGTTCCGCTCGGTACATTTATCGGACAACATCTGAGCTGGTCCATGACGTTTGTTGTTACAGCATGCATAGGTGTTGTGCCGCTGGTGTTTATGTTCCGTATTCTGCCACGCCAAACAACAACGATTGCAGGTTCATTCAGTGATCAGATGTCTCTCTTTGTGAAACCACGGATATTGCTGGCCTGTCTGATCCCTGTATTGGGAAACAGCTGTATTTTCGTCGTTTTTACGTACATTACGCCACTCCTCAGTGAGACGATGGGTGTGCCAGTGAAATGGATTAGTGCCGTACTCCTGATCTATGGGGCCTGCAGCATCCTGAGTAACTGGATTGGTGCCAAAATAGCCAAGGGTGACTTCCTGCCCAAGCTCAAGCGGCTTTTCGTAATCCAGGCGATCCTCTTCCTGGGCATGAGTTTTGCCGTATCCAATCTGTGGATCGGCTTGGTATTCCTGTTCCTGATTGGATGTCTGTCATCCTCTATGAGTGCGGCTTCCCAGTTATATTTGTTTGATGTGTCAGGATCGATCTCGCCAGGGTCCAAAGCATTTGCATCTACACTCCTGCCTGTGGCGGCCAATGTGGGTATAGCGTTAGGCTCCGGCGTTGGAGGAATTGCTGTTAATATGGGTGGTGTCCAGTGGGCTCCTCCAGTTGCTGTGATGCTTGCCTTGCTGGCTTATGTCATTACCCTGATATGCCAGCGTTCCATCCAAGTGAATTCAGACGAAGTAACCACTGTAAAAGCAGCTTAG
- a CDS encoding gamma-glutamyl-gamma-aminobutyrate hydrolase family protein, which produces MKKPMIGVLPLYDTDKKSYWMLPEYMNAIEGAGGIPIMLPLTTDTEIIATLANQFDGFLFTGGHDLNPELYHEHAEVTCGELCIERDMMESILLQEVIELDKPVFGICRGLQLFNVMLGGTLYQDIPTSLQLHGNKIVNHKQSPPYTNLVHDVHIEKNNILYDILQTDTIKVNSYHHQGIKMLSDKLTAVAVAEDGLVESVVMPNRSFVLAVQWHPEYSYKVDDYSQKLFAAFVNAAKSPRYTIHIEDITA; this is translated from the coding sequence ATGAAAAAGCCTATGATCGGTGTACTGCCTTTGTATGATACGGACAAAAAAAGTTACTGGATGCTTCCTGAATATATGAACGCCATAGAAGGAGCAGGTGGGATTCCAATTATGCTGCCTTTGACAACAGATACCGAGATCATAGCAACGCTGGCTAATCAGTTCGATGGGTTCCTGTTCACCGGGGGACATGATCTCAATCCTGAGCTGTATCATGAGCATGCAGAGGTTACCTGTGGAGAGTTATGTATTGAACGCGATATGATGGAGTCGATATTATTACAAGAGGTAATTGAGCTTGATAAGCCCGTCTTTGGCATATGCCGTGGACTGCAGCTATTTAACGTTATGTTGGGTGGAACGTTATATCAAGACATTCCAACTAGCCTTCAACTTCATGGGAACAAGATCGTTAATCACAAGCAAAGTCCGCCGTATACGAATCTTGTACATGATGTACATATTGAGAAAAATAATATCCTTTACGATATTTTGCAAACCGATACGATAAAAGTGAACAGCTACCACCATCAGGGAATCAAAATGTTATCGGATAAGCTAACTGCCGTGGCAGTGGCTGAAGATGGACTCGTCGAATCTGTGGTCATGCCAAACCGTTCATTTGTTTTGGCTGTACAGTGGCATCCAGAGTACAGCTATAAAGTAGATGACTACAGTCAGAAGTTATTTGCAGCGTTTGTTAATGCTGCTAAATCCCCACGATATACTATCCATATTGAAGACATCACCGCATAA